A stretch of Oculatellaceae cyanobacterium DNA encodes these proteins:
- a CDS encoding alpha/beta hydrolase translates to MPEIQSHPCFLTPKKLNPTAPLFVFLPGLDGTGQLLRTQTAGLEVGFDIRCLAIPPDDLTNWDVLTDQVVALVEAELLKQPNRSVYLCGESFGGCLTIKVALRAPHLFDRIILVNPASSFNQQFCLRWGSFLTNWVPEFLYRVGAIGLLAFLASLDRIASSDRQALFEAVRSVPQKTALWRVSLVREFDVSETQLSTIKQPVLVIAGAADNLLPSVAEAERLVNCLPNAKSVVLPDSGHACLLEAEVNLYKIMKSQHFLASREQDMCSMPDKLAIG, encoded by the coding sequence ATGCCAGAAATACAAAGCCACCCGTGTTTTCTTACCCCCAAAAAATTAAATCCGACTGCTCCACTATTTGTATTTTTACCAGGCTTAGATGGAACTGGCCAGCTATTGCGGACGCAAACTGCTGGTTTAGAAGTTGGTTTTGATATCCGGTGTCTGGCGATACCACCTGATGATTTAACCAATTGGGATGTGCTGACAGACCAGGTAGTAGCCTTAGTTGAAGCAGAATTGCTAAAACAGCCCAATCGATCTGTTTACTTATGTGGTGAGTCGTTTGGAGGGTGTTTGACCATCAAAGTAGCGTTACGTGCGCCTCATTTGTTTGACCGGATTATTCTTGTAAATCCCGCGTCTTCTTTCAATCAACAGTTTTGCTTACGCTGGGGTTCATTCTTAACTAATTGGGTTCCAGAATTTTTATATCGTGTTGGTGCAATTGGACTTTTAGCATTTTTAGCGAGTCTCGACAGGATAGCATCGAGCGATCGCCAAGCTTTATTTGAAGCTGTACGTTCTGTACCACAAAAAACCGCTCTTTGGCGAGTTTCCTTAGTGCGAGAGTTTGATGTTAGCGAAACTCAGTTAAGTACAATCAAACAACCAGTTTTGGTAATTGCTGGTGCTGCTGATAATCTTTTGCCTTCTGTGGCTGAAGCTGAACGTTTAGTTAATTGCCTACCTAATGCAAAAAGCGTAGTTTTACCAGATAGCGGTCATGCTTGCCTATTAGAAGCAGAGGTTAATCTCTACAAAATTATGAAATCTCAACACTTCTTAGCAAGCCGAGAGCAGGATATGTGTAGTATGCCCGATAAATTAGCGATCGGTTAA
- a CDS encoding RNA-directed DNA polymerase: protein MPLRLTDAALDWALKHALTWGDTDIFPEIFEFHAISDNWETIKKLLQETDILTWNVRPFRRCLVPKHRFGFRISTQLDPLDFLIFTALIKEIGEKLEAVRIPAIDNIVHSYRFYPNADGNMFSDKYTYQSFQNASQAICEKHDLSHVIIADIADFFPRLYTHRIDNALDSALGIGHMHAKALKNLIAHWAGSYSYGIPVGCAASRLVAEVTISDIDQILLSEDAKYVRYSDDFRIFCKSESEAYKYLTLIARSLLDNHGLTLQQNKTKIIPIEIFRKIYLKENEKREIETLSERFYDLLVAMGIKDTYEEINYETLSPEYQKAIDELNLENILHEQINEEEPYLSLLKFLLRRLGQIGDIDAIDLIFNNFNKFVPVIRETVEYLLKFDTLPLKQKCELGKKLLNIYKDEASTASHLEYSRMYMLRPFALDGEWNSDEQYIKLYNDALDDDFSKREILLAMGRTKKDFWFRSRKLYLHQMTPWIRRAFIYAASCLPMDEYKHWIRGIDGNLDEIERATAAWAKKNPIRCR, encoded by the coding sequence ATGCCACTAAGACTTACAGATGCTGCGTTGGACTGGGCTTTAAAGCACGCTCTTACATGGGGCGATACCGACATCTTTCCTGAAATTTTCGAGTTTCACGCAATTTCAGATAACTGGGAAACTATTAAAAAATTGCTCCAAGAAACGGATATTCTAACGTGGAATGTGAGACCATTTAGGCGTTGTTTGGTTCCAAAACATCGTTTTGGATTTCGTATTTCTACGCAACTTGATCCACTAGATTTCTTGATATTTACAGCACTCATCAAAGAGATTGGTGAAAAGCTAGAAGCAGTAAGAATTCCAGCAATTGATAATATTGTTCATTCTTACCGATTTTATCCAAATGCTGACGGAAATATGTTCTCCGACAAGTATACATATCAAAGTTTTCAAAATGCTTCACAAGCTATATGTGAAAAACACGACTTATCCCATGTCATTATTGCTGATATAGCAGATTTTTTCCCACGCCTCTATACACATCGTATTGACAATGCTTTAGACAGCGCTTTAGGCATTGGTCATATGCACGCAAAAGCTTTAAAAAACTTGATAGCTCATTGGGCAGGCTCATACTCATATGGTATTCCTGTCGGCTGTGCTGCTTCACGCTTGGTTGCTGAAGTAACTATCTCAGATATTGATCAAATATTGCTTTCTGAAGATGCTAAATACGTTAGATACTCTGATGACTTCCGAATTTTCTGTAAATCTGAATCAGAAGCCTACAAATACCTGACACTTATAGCGCGTTCTCTGCTTGATAATCATGGTCTTACACTTCAGCAAAACAAGACAAAGATTATTCCTATAGAGATATTTAGAAAGATTTACCTCAAAGAGAATGAAAAGCGAGAAATTGAAACTTTATCAGAGCGCTTTTATGATTTACTCGTAGCAATGGGTATTAAAGATACATATGAAGAAATAAATTATGAAACTCTATCACCTGAATATCAGAAGGCAATTGATGAGCTAAATCTTGAAAACATACTGCATGAGCAGATTAATGAAGAAGAACCATATCTTTCTTTGTTGAAATTTTTGCTACGGCGACTAGGACAAATAGGTGATATTGATGCAATTGACCTTATTTTTAATAATTTTAACAAGTTTGTTCCGGTCATACGTGAAACAGTCGAATACTTGCTTAAATTTGACACATTACCGCTTAAACAAAAGTGTGAGCTTGGTAAAAAACTTCTCAATATCTATAAAGACGAGGCTTCGACAGCTTCACATCTTGAATACTCTCGAATGTATATGCTAAGACCATTTGCATTAGATGGAGAATGGAACTCGGATGAACAATACATAAAGCTCTATAATGATGCACTTGATGATGACTTCTCAAAACGGGAAATCCTGCTGGCTATGGGACGTACTAAAAAGGATTTCTGGTTTCGCAGTCGCAAGCTATACCTTCACCAAATGACACCTTGGATTCGTCGTGCCTTTATCTACGCTGCCTCTTGCTTGCCAATGGATGAATACAAACATTGGATTCGCGGCATAGATGGTAATTTAGATGAGATAGAACGTGCTACAGCAGCTTGGGCAAAGAAAAATCCGATTAGGTGCAGGTGA
- a CDS encoding COP23 domain-containing protein — protein sequence MSLKLYSAATRLQNLAVKGIGLSAGVAFLISGSGVLAQVTTGGDIQVDTLPTSGGTTTTGTVTSNNDTRFTCQLNSGVPTVMYIPEDQSQPYAWATPKALGGGWTAQKRCDAISQRLEEYRPYGLVDLRTSVQNGYNTICALTERDSSCRIVFTVPPGQDAETTLASVFQNLTLADSGQITNGVNTFTNRGNGLDLLNGLLGRGTSGQVRSTAKTRVSNIYLKPFLSVKDGGTARFLRNTTNKPANTQTRPQLFRR from the coding sequence ATGTCGCTCAAATTGTATAGTGCTGCTACTCGGCTTCAGAATTTAGCTGTTAAAGGAATTGGTTTATCTGCTGGAGTAGCATTTTTAATCAGTGGCAGTGGAGTTTTAGCCCAAGTAACAACTGGTGGCGATATTCAGGTAGACACACTGCCAACATCGGGAGGTACAACAACCACAGGTACCGTCACTAGCAATAACGATACACGATTTACTTGCCAGCTAAATAGTGGTGTACCCACTGTAATGTATATTCCAGAAGATCAAAGTCAACCTTATGCCTGGGCGACACCGAAAGCATTAGGTGGAGGTTGGACAGCACAAAAGCGTTGTGATGCAATTAGCCAGCGTTTAGAAGAGTACCGACCATATGGCTTAGTGGACTTACGCACAAGTGTTCAAAATGGTTACAACACTATCTGTGCTTTGACAGAAAGAGATTCTTCTTGTCGGATTGTGTTTACAGTTCCTCCAGGTCAAGATGCAGAAACTACTTTAGCTAGCGTTTTCCAAAACTTGACTCTTGCTGATAGTGGGCAAATCACCAATGGTGTTAACACCTTTACCAACAGAGGTAACGGACTTGATCTTTTGAATGGTTTATTAGGTCGAGGTACTTCAGGGCAAGTTAGAAGCACTGCTAAGACCCGTGTTAGTAACATTTATTTGAAACCATTCTTAAGTGTAAAAGATGGTGGTACGGCTAGATTTCTAAGAAATACTACTAACAAGCCAGCAAATACCCAAACTAGACCACAACTATTCCGTCGTTAA
- a CDS encoding fatty acid desaturase — protein MSEAAKPLTVPKELLSPPGKFNRTLLMFLTALAMVAISTVGYWYWEWPHWCCFSTNVIALHMAGTVIHDASHNSAHRNRIANALMGHGSALMLGFAFPVFTRVHMQHHAHVNDPENDPDHFVSTGGPLWLIAARFFYHEIFFFKRRLWRKYELLEWFLSRLFVGCIVYYAISHEILGYILNFWFSPALVVGLALGLFFDYLPHRPFQERDRWKNARVYPSRILNVLILGQNYHLIHHLWPSIPWYNYQAAYYATQPLLDTKGSYQTLGLLKGKDFRNFVYDLFLGIRFHGKSSVKQVEKVS, from the coding sequence ATGTCGGAGGCAGCAAAGCCGCTGACTGTTCCTAAAGAATTGCTCAGTCCACCTGGAAAGTTTAACCGGACGCTACTGATGTTTTTAACAGCATTAGCGATGGTAGCAATTTCTACAGTTGGTTACTGGTACTGGGAGTGGCCTCACTGGTGCTGTTTTAGTACTAATGTGATTGCCTTGCACATGGCAGGAACAGTGATTCATGATGCTTCTCATAATTCGGCGCATCGAAATCGGATAGCTAATGCACTAATGGGACATGGTAGTGCGCTGATGTTAGGCTTTGCCTTTCCTGTATTTACACGAGTGCATATGCAGCATCATGCCCATGTAAATGATCCAGAGAATGATCCGGATCATTTTGTTTCGACTGGGGGGCCGTTGTGGTTAATTGCTGCACGCTTTTTTTACCATGAGATTTTTTTCTTTAAACGGCGTTTATGGCGTAAATATGAGTTGCTTGAATGGTTTTTAAGCCGTTTATTTGTGGGATGTATAGTTTATTACGCTATTAGCCATGAAATTCTAGGTTATATCCTCAATTTTTGGTTTTCCCCCGCGTTGGTGGTAGGTTTAGCGTTAGGATTATTTTTTGATTATTTACCTCACCGCCCGTTTCAAGAGCGCGATCGCTGGAAGAATGCTAGGGTTTATCCCAGTCGGATTCTCAATGTGCTGATTTTGGGACAAAATTACCATCTAATTCATCATTTATGGCCAAGTATTCCTTGGTATAACTATCAAGCTGCTTACTATGCCACTCAGCCTTTGTTAGATACAAAAGGGTCTTATCAAACTTTGGGTTTACTTAAAGGAAAGGATTTTCGCAACTTTGTATATGACCTCTTTTTAGGAATTCGTTTTCACGGTAAAAGTTCTGTGAAGCAAGTAGAAAAGGTTTCATAG
- the aroH gene encoding chorismate mutase: MEWRVRAIRGATTASENSVEAIAEAVKELLDELETKNQIDPTEIISAFFTTTRDLDAIFPAAIARQRPHWDNVALLDVQQMHVEGGLERCIRFLIHINLPASQTQICHPYLRQAKNLRPDWSLAEISLPSKAMQSHYL, from the coding sequence GTGGAGTGGAGAGTTAGGGCAATTCGTGGGGCAACAACCGCCTCAGAAAATAGTGTAGAGGCGATCGCAGAAGCAGTCAAAGAACTGCTAGATGAATTAGAAACAAAAAATCAAATAGACCCCACTGAAATTATTAGTGCCTTCTTCACAACCACTCGCGATTTAGATGCTATCTTTCCGGCTGCGATCGCCCGCCAAAGACCCCACTGGGACAACGTGGCGCTGCTGGATGTCCAACAAATGCACGTTGAGGGTGGTTTAGAACGCTGTATTCGATTTTTAATTCATATCAATCTGCCAGCTTCCCAAACCCAAATCTGTCATCCCTACCTGCGTCAAGCAAAAAATCTCCGACCAGATTGGAGCCTTGCCGAAATCAGCTTACCATCAAAAGCTATGCAGTCTCATTACCTTTAA
- the sppA gene encoding signal peptide peptidase SppA: protein MVWPFKPKFRKQIARIEITGAIAGATRKHVLEALKTVEEKKFPALLLRIDSPGGTVGDSQEIYSALLRLQEKVKIVASFGNISASGGVYIGMGANYIVANPGTITGSIGVIIRGNNLEGLLQKVGVSFKVIKSGPYKDILAFDRDITEQEKDILQQMIDTTYQQFAQTVADARKLEVENVKKFADGRVFTGQQALELGIVDRLGTEEDARRWAAELAGLDPEKTQCYTLEERKPLLNRVLNSSFQAAPGLSTGIDWLEFELSTNGQPLWLYRP from the coding sequence ATGGTTTGGCCTTTTAAGCCTAAATTTCGTAAACAAATTGCTCGCATTGAAATTACAGGTGCGATCGCAGGTGCTACACGCAAGCACGTTCTAGAAGCCCTAAAAACAGTTGAAGAAAAAAAGTTTCCCGCCTTACTCCTAAGAATTGACAGCCCTGGTGGGACGGTGGGAGATTCCCAAGAAATTTACAGCGCCCTGCTCCGTCTGCAAGAAAAAGTCAAAATAGTTGCGAGTTTTGGCAATATTTCGGCATCTGGGGGAGTTTACATTGGCATGGGAGCCAATTACATTGTAGCTAATCCAGGTACGATAACTGGCAGTATTGGTGTAATTATCAGGGGCAATAACTTAGAAGGTTTGCTACAAAAAGTTGGCGTTTCTTTTAAAGTAATCAAATCTGGCCCATATAAAGACATCCTTGCTTTTGATCGAGATATTACAGAGCAAGAGAAAGATATTCTGCAACAGATGATTGATACCACTTATCAACAATTTGCCCAAACAGTTGCAGATGCCCGAAAACTCGAAGTAGAGAATGTTAAGAAATTTGCTGATGGTCGGGTTTTCACAGGACAGCAAGCTTTAGAATTAGGTATAGTTGACCGACTAGGAACAGAAGAAGATGCCCGTCGCTGGGCAGCAGAACTGGCAGGTCTTGATCCTGAAAAAACTCAATGTTATACCCTCGAAGAACGTAAACCTTTGTTAAATCGGGTGCTAAATAGTAGTTTTCAGGCAGCACCAGGGTTATCAACTGGTATAGATTGGTTAGAATTTGAACTGTCTACCAATGGTCAACCTTTATGGCTGTATAGACCATAG
- a CDS encoding DMT family transporter: protein MNLKSESKLPWKAVLLIAPFFFWGTAMVAMKGVIPNTTPLFMAGVRLLPAGVLVLAGATLAGRRQPQGWAAWLWIMLFALVDGTLFQGFLAEGLVRTSAGLGSVMIDSQPLAVAILSAWLFGEVIGIWGWLGLGFGVLGISLIGLPDEWVLNLLGIGTTSVNGSWQQLFEHGEWLMLLAALSMAVGTVLIRFVCRYTDAVVATGWHMILGGLPLFALSGVWETDQWTHIDLAGFLALSYSTIFGSAIAYGLFFYFASLGNLTSLSSLTFLTPIFALLFGNLFLNEVLSGVQSFGVGLTLVSIYLINQRDAIANKLKSFTTPKPQNITTAAIDLNTSEEENILLLEASSSSLATIPLQVKESEAENSNP from the coding sequence ATGAATTTAAAATCTGAATCAAAACTTCCGTGGAAGGCGGTGCTGTTAATAGCGCCGTTTTTCTTTTGGGGAACGGCAATGGTAGCTATGAAAGGTGTTATTCCCAACACTACGCCTTTGTTTATGGCTGGAGTGCGTTTGCTGCCCGCAGGAGTACTGGTACTGGCAGGGGCAACTCTAGCAGGTCGTCGCCAACCTCAAGGCTGGGCGGCATGGCTATGGATTATGTTATTTGCTTTAGTGGATGGCACTTTATTTCAAGGCTTTCTAGCTGAAGGTTTGGTGAGAACAAGTGCTGGTCTCGGTTCAGTGATGATTGACTCTCAGCCTCTAGCTGTGGCAATACTCTCAGCTTGGTTATTTGGAGAAGTTATTGGTATTTGGGGCTGGCTAGGGCTAGGTTTTGGGGTGTTGGGCATTAGTTTGATTGGCTTACCGGATGAGTGGGTGTTAAATCTCCTGGGTATCGGTACAACGTCAGTTAATGGTAGTTGGCAGCAGCTATTTGAGCATGGGGAGTGGTTGATGCTACTAGCTGCTTTGTCGATGGCAGTTGGAACAGTTTTGATTAGGTTTGTTTGCCGATACACTGATGCTGTGGTAGCTACAGGTTGGCACATGATTTTAGGCGGGTTGCCATTATTTGCCCTTTCAGGGGTTTGGGAAACTGACCAATGGACGCATATTGATTTAGCGGGCTTCCTGGCGTTAAGTTATTCGACAATTTTTGGAAGTGCGATCGCCTACGGTTTATTCTTTTACTTTGCATCCCTGGGCAACCTTACCAGTTTGAGTTCTCTTACTTTTTTGACACCAATATTTGCACTGTTGTTTGGCAATCTATTTCTGAACGAGGTGCTTAGTGGAGTGCAATCATTCGGTGTGGGTTTAACCTTGGTGAGTATCTATCTAATCAATCAACGTGATGCGATCGCTAATAAGTTAAAATCTTTCACAACCCCAAAACCCCAAAATATTACAACAGCAGCTATTGATCTAAATACATCAGAGGAAGAAAATATTCTGCTGTTAGAGGCTTCATCTAGTTCTTTGGCTACCATTCCACTACAGGTAAAAGAATCCGAAGCTGAAAATTCCAATCCTTAG
- a CDS encoding HEAT repeat domain-containing protein — translation MIPARSTWFIFTFITCLNYAVSGQSSALAYPTLAQSQPQQSILENTTANFSGKSNSIVVAQAYPGATDMPTLNRGSKGEKVGEVQTQLKQLGFYDGPVDKSYGEKLQFAVAKFQNAVGLTADGVTTPATWQWLQIMQSQKSTAAATPPQQTQQTTPAPTPLQPTPQAAAVATPTPPTQQTIPVPTPLQPTPQGTAAATPTQTTQQTTSSSVQQKSSSEIPSATASSTQIAQNQNSTASKQTVATESESMPRWVWLLLGFVVTVVGVGGGIYLFMKLFGYEPFEEENQTETYTSPPPPRSRRVEPPIPKTKNTSPKNSYSSSMPRVAESSRFEPELKPQASAEALVVEQTTRLPKININDELIKDLREPNQSKRRKAIWELAQRGDSRAVQPLLDLMIDSDSTQRSLILEALSQIGIRTLKPMNRALAISLQDENAEVRKNAIRDLTRVYESLAQINQLLLHAADDQDSDVQQTAEWALGQLNRIRAASGVENGQTWHHNSGNSAENSSL, via the coding sequence ATGATTCCCGCTCGTTCTACCTGGTTTATATTTACTTTTATTACCTGTCTGAACTATGCAGTCAGCGGACAAAGTAGTGCTTTAGCGTATCCAACCCTAGCACAGTCGCAACCACAGCAGTCAATTTTAGAAAACACAACTGCAAATTTTTCTGGTAAGTCTAACTCAATAGTAGTTGCTCAGGCTTATCCAGGTGCGACTGATATGCCAACTCTTAACAGAGGTTCCAAAGGTGAAAAAGTAGGGGAAGTACAAACCCAGTTGAAACAGCTAGGATTTTACGACGGCCCTGTGGATAAAAGTTATGGAGAAAAATTGCAATTTGCTGTAGCCAAATTCCAAAATGCTGTTGGGTTAACGGCTGACGGTGTGACAACCCCTGCTACTTGGCAATGGCTTCAAATCATGCAAAGCCAAAAGTCTACTGCTGCTGCGACACCCCCACAACAGACTCAGCAAACTACTCCTGCACCTACCCCTCTACAACCAACTCCCCAAGCCGCTGCTGTTGCGACACCCACACCACCAACTCAGCAAACCATTCCTGTACCTACCCCCCTACAACCAACTCCCCAAGGTACTGCTGCTGCGACACCCACACAAACAACTCAGCAAACCACATCTTCTAGTGTTCAACAAAAGTCCTCGTCAGAAATACCGAGCGCAACTGCCAGCAGTACTCAAATAGCCCAAAACCAAAACTCTACTGCTAGTAAACAAACAGTGGCTACTGAGTCTGAATCTATGCCTCGTTGGGTGTGGTTACTACTAGGCTTTGTGGTGACTGTTGTTGGGGTGGGAGGGGGAATATACTTATTTATGAAATTGTTTGGATATGAACCTTTTGAAGAAGAAAACCAAACAGAAACTTACACCTCGCCTCCACCACCTCGTTCGAGGAGAGTAGAACCCCCAATCCCTAAAACTAAAAATACAAGTCCTAAAAATAGTTACTCCTCATCAATGCCAAGGGTTGCAGAAAGTAGCCGTTTTGAACCAGAGTTAAAACCTCAAGCATCGGCAGAAGCGTTAGTTGTTGAACAAACTACTCGCTTACCAAAAATCAATATAAATGATGAATTAATTAAAGATTTGCGCGAACCAAATCAAAGTAAGCGACGCAAAGCTATCTGGGAGTTGGCTCAACGGGGAGATTCGCGGGCAGTTCAACCATTGCTAGATTTGATGATTGACTCAGATTCTACGCAGCGTAGCTTAATTTTAGAGGCACTTTCCCAAATAGGTATTCGCACTCTAAAACCTATGAACAGGGCATTAGCTATCTCGCTACAAGATGAAAATGCTGAAGTGCGAAAAAATGCTATTCGGGACTTAACTAGAGTTTATGAATCATTAGCTCAAATCAATCAACTTCTGTTGCACGCGGCTGATGATCAAGATAGTGATGTACAACAAACAGCGGAGTGGGCATTAGGTCAGTTAAATCGTATTCGTGCAGCATCCGGTGTTGAGAATGGGCAGACTTGGCATCATAATTCTGGCAATTCAGCAGAGAATTCATCTTTATAA
- a CDS encoding glycosyltransferase family 4 protein, whose translation MTINTNKSLNLLFISSPVGSLGSGMGGGVELTVKNIAEEMLRRGHSLKIVAPQGSVLGTLPIIAIAGELQTSAQTQPRNDLITMPGNAVLANMWNYARQVQADYDLIVNFAYDWLPFYLTSFFTCPIAHLISMGSLTDAMDQIIEQVANQFPKNIAFHSRVQAATFSFGNQHRCLGNGFDLSLYNFCAKPDNCLAWVGRIAPEKGLEDAVSVAEMTGIPLKILGKIQDEEYWQQVCQKYPHAPVEYLGFLPTEELQKELGKCKAMLVTPRWVEAFGNVVIEALACGVPVIAYRRGGPSEIVEDGKTGFLVEPDSVMGLIEAIKKIEQIDRDACRQEAEREYSMSAMGDRIEQWFWDILS comes from the coding sequence GTGACTATTAATACAAATAAATCACTTAATTTACTATTTATATCCAGTCCTGTTGGCTCACTTGGTTCAGGAATGGGGGGCGGAGTAGAACTAACTGTTAAAAATATTGCCGAAGAGATGTTGAGGCGGGGTCATAGTTTAAAAATTGTTGCTCCCCAAGGCTCTGTTTTAGGAACACTACCGATAATTGCGATCGCAGGAGAGTTGCAAACTAGCGCCCAAACCCAACCCCGTAATGACCTGATTACCATGCCAGGGAATGCTGTGTTGGCAAATATGTGGAACTATGCACGGCAAGTACAAGCAGACTATGATTTGATTGTGAATTTTGCTTACGATTGGTTGCCATTCTATCTAACTTCTTTTTTTACCTGTCCAATTGCCCATTTAATCAGTATGGGTTCTTTGACTGATGCAATGGATCAGATTATTGAACAGGTAGCAAATCAGTTTCCTAAAAATATTGCTTTTCACAGTCGCGTACAAGCAGCCACTTTTTCCTTTGGTAATCAGCATCGCTGTTTAGGAAATGGTTTTGATTTATCGCTATACAATTTCTGTGCTAAACCAGATAATTGTCTAGCTTGGGTGGGTAGAATTGCCCCAGAAAAGGGTTTGGAGGATGCTGTTTCTGTAGCTGAAATGACAGGCATTCCTTTAAAAATATTAGGGAAAATTCAGGATGAGGAATACTGGCAACAAGTTTGCCAAAAATATCCCCATGCCCCAGTAGAATATCTCGGATTTTTACCAACAGAGGAGTTACAAAAAGAACTGGGTAAATGTAAAGCAATGTTGGTAACACCTCGTTGGGTAGAAGCGTTTGGCAATGTGGTGATTGAGGCACTAGCTTGTGGAGTACCTGTCATTGCTTATCGTAGAGGTGGGCCATCAGAAATAGTTGAAGATGGCAAAACAGGTTTTTTGGTGGAACCAGATAGTGTAATGGGTTTGATAGAAGCTATTAAAAAGATAGAGCAAATTGATCGCGATGCTTGTCGCCAAGAAGCGGAGAGGGAATATTCAATGAGCGCAATGGGCGATCGCATTGAACAATGGTTTTGGGATATTTTGAGTTAG